A genome region from Glycine max cultivar Williams 82 chromosome 5, Glycine_max_v4.0, whole genome shotgun sequence includes the following:
- the LOC100786526 gene encoding probable inactive receptor kinase At5g67200 isoform X1 yields the protein MHHHPKTTTTATKLRPLFLCFFLTLASSAPPMLPSDAVSLLSFKRLADQDNKLLYSLNERYDYCEWQGVKCAQGRVVSFVAQSMGLRGPFPPHTLTSLDQLRVLSLRNNSLFGPIPDLSPLVNLKSLFLDHNSFSGSFPPSLLLLHRLLTLSLSHNRFSGPLPGNVTLLHRLIALRLNSNNFSGTLPSFNQTTLKLLDLSYNNLTGPVPVTPTLAKLNAQSFSGNPGLCGEIVHKECDPRSHFFGPATSSSTTPLSQSEQSQGILVVPSSSTKTKHHIKTGLVVGFVVAVVLVTAFTLTVVSLVRKKQNGKAFRAKGVVLESPEVEGGGVVVAVEGEREVKMRKMEEAHRSGKLVFCCGEVQSYTLEMLMRASAEFLGRGNVGTTYKAVMDSRLIVTVKRLDGEKSAAAGSDGEVFERHMEVVGRLRHPNLVPLRAYFQAKGERLVIYDYQPNGSLFNLVHGSRSARAKPLHWTSCLKIAEDVAQGLAYIHQVSSLIHGNLKSSNVLLGVDFEACITDYCLALFADSSFSEDPDSAAYKAPEARSSSHKCTAKSDVYAFGVLLIELLTGKHPSQHPFLAPADLQDWVRAMRDDDGSEDNRLEMLTEVASICSATSPEQRPVMWQVLKMIQGIKDSATMEDTALT from the exons ATGCATCATCATCCCAAAAcgacaacaacagcaacaaaacTCCGCCCTCTGTTCCTATGCTTCTTCTTGACCCTCGCCTCTTCCGCGCCCCCAATGCTCCCCTCCGACGCGGTTTCGTTGTTGTCGTTTAAGCGTCTAGCGGACCAAGACAACAAGCTCCTCTACTCCCTCAACGAGCGGTACGACTACTGCGAGTGGCAGGGCGTGAAGTGCGCGCAGGGCAGAGTGGTCAGCTTCGTGGCCCAGTCCATGGGCCTGCGAGGCCCATTCCCGCCGCACACTCTCACAAGTCTGGACCAGCTCCGAGTCCTCAGCCTCCGCAACAACTCCCTCTTCGGGCCCATCCCCGATCTAAGCCCACTCGTCAACCTCAAGTCCCTCTTCCTCGACCACAACAGCTTCTCCGGCTCCTTCCCTCCctccctcctcctcctccaccgCCTCCtcactctctccctctcccacAACCGCTTCTCCGGTCCCCTCCCCGGAAACGTCACCCTCCTCCACCGCCTCATCGCGCTCCGTCTCAACTCCAACAACTTCTCCGGCACGCTTCCTTCCTTCAACCAGACCACCTTGAAACTCCTCGACCTGTCCTACAACAATCTCACCGGCCCGGTGCCCGTCACCCCGACTCTCGccaaattaaatgcacaatCGTTTTCAG GTAACCCCGGTCTCTGCGGGGAGATTGTTCACAAAGAGTGCGACCCTCGTTCACATTTCTTCGGCCCCGCCACGTCATCTTCTACCACCCCCTTGAGCCAGAGTGAACAGTCTCAAGGTATTTTGGTTGTTCCTTCTTCTTCCACCAAAACAAAGCATCATATAAAAACAGGACTTGTTGTTGGGTTTGTCGTTGCGGTTGTTCTTGTAACTGCTTTCACTCTCACAGTGGTTTCTTTGGtgagaaagaaacaaaatggTAAAGCTTTTAGAGCGAAAGGTGTGGTTTTGGAGAGTCCTGAGGTGGAAGGGGGTGGTGTGGTGGTTGCGGTGGAAGGTGAGAGAGAGGTGAAGATGAGGAAGATGGAGGAGGCGCACAGGAGCGGGAAGCTGGTGTTCTGCTGCGGGGAGGTGCAGAGTTACACGCTGGAGATGCTGATGAGGGCTTCTGCGGAGTTTCTGGGGAGGGGGAACGTGGGGACCACCTACAAGGCGGTGATGGATTCGCGGCTGATTGTGACGGTGAAGAGGTTGGACGGAGAGAAAAGCGCGGCAGCGGGGAGTGACGGGGAAGTGTTTGAGAGGCATATGGAGGTTGTGGGGAGGCTGAGACACCCCAATTTGGTGCCTTTGAGGGCTTATTTTCAGGCCAAGGGAGAGAGGCTTGTTATTTATGATTATCAGCCCAATGGCAGCCTCTTCAACCTCGTTCACG GTTCAAGATCAGCGAGGGCAAAACCATTGCATTGGACATCATGCTTGAAAATAGCAGAAGATGTAGCACAAGGACTTGCTTACATCCATCAAGTTTCATCCTTAATCCATGGCAACCTAAAATCCTCTAATGTCCTTCTTGGGGTGGACTTTGAAGCTTGTATCACGGACTATTGCTTGGCCTTGTTTGCAGATTCTTCGTTCTCCGAAGACCCTGATTCAGCGGCTTACAAAGCACCGGAGGCTCGCAGCTCTAGCCACAAGTGCACTGCTAAGTCTGATGTGTATGCTTTTGGGGTTCTTCTGATAGAGCTTTTGACGGGCAAACACCCTTCCCAACACCCTTTTCTTGCGCCAGCGGATTTGCAAGATTGGGTTAGAGCGATGAGGGACGATGACGGCAGCGAAGACAACCGGCTGGAGATGCTCACGGAGGTTGCCAGTATTTGCAGTGCAACCTCGCCAGAGCAGAGGCCGGTGATGTGGCAAGTGCTTAAGATGATACAAGGAATTAAGGACAGTGCTACAATGGAGGATACTGCACTTACTTGA
- the LOC100786526 gene encoding probable inactive receptor kinase At5g67200 isoform X2, producing the protein MHHHPKTTTTATKLRPLFLCFFLTLASSAPPMLPSDAVSLLSFKRLADQDNKLLYSLNERYDYCEWQGVKCAQGRVVSFVAQSMGLRGPFPPHTLTSLDQLRVLSLRNNSLFGPIPDLSPLVNLKSLFLDHNSFSGSFPPSLLLLHRLLTLSLSHNRFSGPLPGNVTLLHRLIALRLNSNNFSGTLPSFNQTTLKLLDLSYNNLTGPVPVTPTLAKLNAQSFSGNPGLCGEIVHKECDPRSHFFGPATSSSTTPLSQSEQSQVVSLVRKKQNGKAFRAKGVVLESPEVEGGGVVVAVEGEREVKMRKMEEAHRSGKLVFCCGEVQSYTLEMLMRASAEFLGRGNVGTTYKAVMDSRLIVTVKRLDGEKSAAAGSDGEVFERHMEVVGRLRHPNLVPLRAYFQAKGERLVIYDYQPNGSLFNLVHGSRSARAKPLHWTSCLKIAEDVAQGLAYIHQVSSLIHGNLKSSNVLLGVDFEACITDYCLALFADSSFSEDPDSAAYKAPEARSSSHKCTAKSDVYAFGVLLIELLTGKHPSQHPFLAPADLQDWVRAMRDDDGSEDNRLEMLTEVASICSATSPEQRPVMWQVLKMIQGIKDSATMEDTALT; encoded by the exons ATGCATCATCATCCCAAAAcgacaacaacagcaacaaaacTCCGCCCTCTGTTCCTATGCTTCTTCTTGACCCTCGCCTCTTCCGCGCCCCCAATGCTCCCCTCCGACGCGGTTTCGTTGTTGTCGTTTAAGCGTCTAGCGGACCAAGACAACAAGCTCCTCTACTCCCTCAACGAGCGGTACGACTACTGCGAGTGGCAGGGCGTGAAGTGCGCGCAGGGCAGAGTGGTCAGCTTCGTGGCCCAGTCCATGGGCCTGCGAGGCCCATTCCCGCCGCACACTCTCACAAGTCTGGACCAGCTCCGAGTCCTCAGCCTCCGCAACAACTCCCTCTTCGGGCCCATCCCCGATCTAAGCCCACTCGTCAACCTCAAGTCCCTCTTCCTCGACCACAACAGCTTCTCCGGCTCCTTCCCTCCctccctcctcctcctccaccgCCTCCtcactctctccctctcccacAACCGCTTCTCCGGTCCCCTCCCCGGAAACGTCACCCTCCTCCACCGCCTCATCGCGCTCCGTCTCAACTCCAACAACTTCTCCGGCACGCTTCCTTCCTTCAACCAGACCACCTTGAAACTCCTCGACCTGTCCTACAACAATCTCACCGGCCCGGTGCCCGTCACCCCGACTCTCGccaaattaaatgcacaatCGTTTTCAG GTAACCCCGGTCTCTGCGGGGAGATTGTTCACAAAGAGTGCGACCCTCGTTCACATTTCTTCGGCCCCGCCACGTCATCTTCTACCACCCCCTTGAGCCAGAGTGAACAGTCTCAAG TGGTTTCTTTGGtgagaaagaaacaaaatggTAAAGCTTTTAGAGCGAAAGGTGTGGTTTTGGAGAGTCCTGAGGTGGAAGGGGGTGGTGTGGTGGTTGCGGTGGAAGGTGAGAGAGAGGTGAAGATGAGGAAGATGGAGGAGGCGCACAGGAGCGGGAAGCTGGTGTTCTGCTGCGGGGAGGTGCAGAGTTACACGCTGGAGATGCTGATGAGGGCTTCTGCGGAGTTTCTGGGGAGGGGGAACGTGGGGACCACCTACAAGGCGGTGATGGATTCGCGGCTGATTGTGACGGTGAAGAGGTTGGACGGAGAGAAAAGCGCGGCAGCGGGGAGTGACGGGGAAGTGTTTGAGAGGCATATGGAGGTTGTGGGGAGGCTGAGACACCCCAATTTGGTGCCTTTGAGGGCTTATTTTCAGGCCAAGGGAGAGAGGCTTGTTATTTATGATTATCAGCCCAATGGCAGCCTCTTCAACCTCGTTCACG GTTCAAGATCAGCGAGGGCAAAACCATTGCATTGGACATCATGCTTGAAAATAGCAGAAGATGTAGCACAAGGACTTGCTTACATCCATCAAGTTTCATCCTTAATCCATGGCAACCTAAAATCCTCTAATGTCCTTCTTGGGGTGGACTTTGAAGCTTGTATCACGGACTATTGCTTGGCCTTGTTTGCAGATTCTTCGTTCTCCGAAGACCCTGATTCAGCGGCTTACAAAGCACCGGAGGCTCGCAGCTCTAGCCACAAGTGCACTGCTAAGTCTGATGTGTATGCTTTTGGGGTTCTTCTGATAGAGCTTTTGACGGGCAAACACCCTTCCCAACACCCTTTTCTTGCGCCAGCGGATTTGCAAGATTGGGTTAGAGCGATGAGGGACGATGACGGCAGCGAAGACAACCGGCTGGAGATGCTCACGGAGGTTGCCAGTATTTGCAGTGCAACCTCGCCAGAGCAGAGGCCGGTGATGTGGCAAGTGCTTAAGATGATACAAGGAATTAAGGACAGTGCTACAATGGAGGATACTGCACTTACTTGA